One Marasmius oreades isolate 03SP1 chromosome 7, whole genome shotgun sequence genomic window, TGCCCCATTCTGTGGAAGATGCCCGTCTCGCTATCCTGACATGCCCATTCGAACCGCCAAGACCAAAGACAAAACATCACCTTGATATCACCAGTGTCGATGAATACAAGAAACTGAGGGATTatgagaaggagaaattCGCAGATATGATAAAGAGGGTGAAGGACACGGGCGCAAATCTGGTCATATGTCAATGGGGATTCGACGATGAAGCAAACCATTTATTAATGCAGAACGACCTACCCGCAGTTAGGTGGGTTGGTGGTCCAGAAATGGAGGTCTGCGTTATCGTTACTCGCCTTTCGACATATCTATTGATTTTTCGTCCTTTTTAGCTCATCGCGATCGCTACCCAGGGTCGTATCGTACCTAGATTTGAAGACCTCACAGCTGCGAAACTCGGTAAAGCCGGGATTGTAAGGGAATTATCGTTCGGTACTACAAGAGACAAGATGTTAGTGATTGAAAAATGTGCAAACACTCGAGCGGTAACCATCTTTGTTCGTGGAAGTAATAAGATGGTAAATTAGCACATCGTCTGGCTTCCAGTCCTTCGCTTACGCATTCAACTTTCTTAGATCGTCGATGAGGGAAAGAGAGCCCTTCACGACGCCATTTGTGCTGTCCGTAACCTCGTTGTAGACAACCGAGTTGTATACGGTGGTGGTGCAGCAGACATCAGTTGTTCGCTTGCCGTTTCGAAAGCCGCTGACGAGGTGAGTGTCCTCTCGAATGGCTATTGATGGTATTCACTCTACCATACACCAGATTCCGTCAATAGAGCAGTACGCTATGCGCGCATATGCATCGGCACTCGATTCTGTTCCTTTAGCACTTGCAGAGAACAGCGGTCTCTCACCAATTGAAACTCTTGCCGAGGTAAAGAGTCGACAAATCAACGAAGGCAACACGCGTCTAGGTATCGATTGCAACGGACGAGGCGAAAATGACATGAGAAAACAGTTCGTGTATGACCCTCTCATCTCTAAAAGGCAACAGTACTTGCTCGCAACTCAGTTAGTACGAGCAGTCTTGAAAATAGGTGGGTTCCTTTGTCTGTATCAGTGTGCCCAGGCTCAATGTTGGCTCAGACGATGTAATCATCGCCGGGCAAGCTGAGGATTAAGGTGATGGGGTGCGATATAAATATACAGTGGCAGAAGTATATAATTTTAGATCAGGAGTGCAAAAAAATTCCAATGTAAAGTTACGTCAATGAATTCCGAAGGCTGAATGTTGAGAGTTGGGTCTTAAGTGGAAAATCGTGGCATCACACTCATCTGGTGTCGTCTAAATATTTACATGTCATATATCTATCCGTCCTCGAAGCGATAGGCATTTCCATCGCAAATCTGCTGGCAAACCACTATCTTTGATCCTGGCGCGGCTTGTATCAAGTCTTTCATTTCCTGGGCCGTTATCACCACGTTAATGAGTACGATCTCTTTGAGCCCACTAATTTTGGCGTTACAAAGTTCGTCCAGATCCGCCTTTGGATCTTCCAAAAACCGGGCAGTGAGGAAATCGACAATTTCTGGACCAGGCCACTGTCCCCTGGTTGTCGCACAAGGGAATTCCGTCTCGACTCTCACCTCCATTCTCTTCAAACTGGGACAGACCAGCGCGCTGAAAATCAATGCTAATGCATCCTGAGGATTACCCTTCCGCCATTTGATAATGACTGTGAGAGAACGAAGAACGGGAAGAACATTCCATCGACAGAAAGGTCCGGAGTCTGGCACGCCCAGCAGTTCAATGGTGAGATCGGTAAGAGTGGAGGAGCAGCGGGATAAGATCCCACAGTACCATAAACGGTGAAAGTGAAGCTGGGATACGATAGTGAGGGAAGTGAGGTGTTGGAAGTGAACTTCCAAGTGGCTCCGCTCGGTTGCGAATGATGAAGGCGGAGGTTTGGCTGGGAGATAGGGTGGCTCGTTGATAATCAGTGAGCGTAAATGAGACTGGGGTGCGTGTTGGACTCCAATGCCGTCCGAATAGTGAGCGCAAACCGTAGCGTCGAGGAGCTGGAAGAAAGACTTGGCCATAGTATCCCAACCTGCAGGTAAGGCGGCAGCGGTTACGTCCAATTCCTTCCAAGAATCAATGCTAGAGCCGAGGACGTTCATGAAGGTATTGAGTTCCCGTGAGTACGAGTAGTCGTCGTGATACCAGCCATGCACCCTTATTGTTATTCCTGTCTCTTTTGAGCGCGCAACGTACAATTCAAACCATTGCAGCGTGAGAGGTGATGCAAATCGCTTGGAATCTAATGAAATCGAGAAGGAAGACCATAGTTCGGGATCTTCCAACGCGATTTCACGCCATCGTTGACAAACACTGGCAATGTTTAAGGGAGAGGGTAATGTTGGTTCAGCTCCGGGCGCCTGGCTAAACGAGCAGAGATTCTTGGATGCAACGTCAGTGCGAGGGCCAATTGTAGACACCTCTGCGAAGATGGACAATAGGATTTCAGTGGGAAAGTCTAGCAGACGTGATGCGAGTGGGGTTGCCATGGATGAAGGAGATCTGTGAAGTGCAAGAATGCAATAAGAGGATAGCTAGAGTGAATTAGACCGAAAATGCCGGCAAGTAGTTTGAGGTATAACCACTCACATCCCTGTAGGAGGAACCAGTAGACCTTGAGATTCGTTCAACTCGGACTAGGGCCTATAGCTCCATGGCTGGCATGATCTAGAGACTTTATTGCGTGAGGTTTTGCTATTCTTCATAAGTGACTGCATCTTCGATTCAGGGTTTCAACCAGACAAAACAGTTGAAAATACTGTTTGCCGTATGCCTGTCAAGTAAGCCGAGCAGCAAGGTGCGCAAATTACAGCCTCGAGAAATTCCGCAGAGAAGCTCAAGCACAAGAAAACGAGAGTACTCGGATTCCAGATTACTTCGAAAACTCTAAGAGCAGATattaatgaaagagaagtTACACGCAAACGACGCCTGTCAGGAACAGACATGTGGATGCGATGGTGAAGCTTACTCCCTTACTAGGCCTGTAACTGACCTATCTGTGACGATGACAAACATGTACAGATACATGCTTGTCATCGTCATATAGGACCGGTTACAGGTCTACTCCCTTACGGCCCGGGGAGTAGACCTCACTTCGCTCTCCCAACCAAATGAGCTCTCCCGACTTTCGCCCTCGATGGACATGCAAGTACAGAAAACGCAAGTATTCAACCCTATAATTTTACGTATCAATAACCGATAGTTTTATTACAGCCAAATCACCCATTGAAGTGAGTGCTACCCACGCAGAGATTTTATTCGAGTCCTTTTGATATACTTTTCAGGCCCAAAATCTCTATAATCATAGTAAGGCGTTGTGGCCAATGAATCTGAGGTTTATATTCACAACTTCGAGCAAGTCAGAACCGTCGCATATTTTTTGGATGCGTCCTCACAATGGCTCATTCCGACGTTGCCTTTTCTCGCGTCTCTACCTCAAGAGTTTCAATTCGGACTTGATTCAGTGATCGGAGCCTTGCTTCCTGCAGTGGGAGACGTTATAGGGCTCATTTTTGGGCTCTATCAAGTGTTGCTGAGCATGCTGTTTGGGCTACCATTGAACGTCATCGGCCTTATAGTAAGTTCCGGCTGTCTCTTGGCTTCGTAGTAACCGCTCTTAGCACATTCGGATCCATCAGCTCTTCTACCTTGTAGTTGACGCCTTTATTGGCGTAATACCCTTCATAGGTTAGCAGCTTTCCCTCGATCTAATCCTCATCGGTGACCACCCAATAGGAGAGTTTTTGGACGTCGCATTCAAGGCGAATCTGTACAATTTGCGGCTGCTAGAGAAAGAGCTAAAGCGAAGTCCCAGATGGGCACAAGCTGTAAGCACATTGCAGAAGTGCTTCTCGTCGCTTCTCACTCTCTAGTTCAGGTAATCATTCCACAGTTCACCGATTGGGTGccgagaaagaagaagggcGGTCTCTTCAACGCCTCATAAAGACAATTAGGAAATGGAATGCACGTTGCCGATTGGTTATTCAATTTCATACAGGCTTGTATACACGACATGAACCACTTTCTTGTTACATATTGTATATATGGTGGTGTTAACGTTTGTAAGTAACAGTGCCTAATCTCGCTGTTTTCCGACGGATCACCTTACAACAGTCTTTCAGAGGTCGGCGAATTTGTTGGTCGCCTATGAATAACCGTCAGACCTGAATCAAAACATGACCATTTTGACATGCCTCAACCAACAGCTTTGCGATTCCGGGCTCACGAGAAGAGTGGCCAGCGTCTGGAACAATTTCGAGCGAGATTTCAGGCCAAACCTATAGCATTTGATTCAAGAGTGTTTGAGGTCAACGGCGGGATTTCTTTACCTTCTTCAGAGTATAGGCAGTTGTCGTCTTGGGCAATAAGTGTTAAACTCAGGGATGTAAAAAACCTACAGGAACACATACCGGACAGACAACATCATATCGTCCTTGAACGACGATCGTAGGGATACCACGACTAGAGGAGATCGGTCAGGACAGTTCGGATTCTTTGAGACTCTAAACAGACATCTTATCTATTTCCTGCTTCTCTAGTAGTTGACCGTCTCGCGTAAAGCCCTTCGCAAATGTAAGGACTTACGACCGCAAACAAACGAACCTTGTACTCACCCCATTCACAAAATAATGGTTCTCGATCCTCGCGAATGCGCTTAGAATGCTGAGAGTCAGACTTGGTTCAATGGACAGCAAAATGTTACGAAAGGGCTCACTTGGAGAATTCATCTTCCTCGGCACGCTTGAGGTAGACAGGGTCAACAAAGAGTTTGGATGTCGCCATCCTATTGGGGAGAGTGAGATCGGAGGCTGAGGCCAAGGTAGTCGATCGGAGCGACATACTCCCATTTCGTCCAGGCCTTGGCAGCCTTTATCCTCGTGGCTTCATCTGCAGAATTAAGTTGAGCGTGATAAGCCAAAATCAGGTCGTGCCTCTCCGCTTCGGGAATGGGGGCAATGTATTCATCCCTGGAGATGAAGCATGAAAGGATGCCAGAGAAGAATAAAGATGCATACATACCAAGCCTCGGGGAAGAGGTGAGATGCTCCCTCCTGATAGAAGAATCTCAACTCGCTAGGGAGGGTATTCAATACGGGATAGATGACAAGCTGAAGCAATGACTTACCTCTTGCGAAGCGTGAAGATGCCACTGAATCAAACAAGGATCAGAAGATGGCGTTTTATTGGGCCAAATTTGGACTAAACCGCAGTACGAGGGTCTTCACCCGACCAGGGTGGGACTAAAGGAGCTCATTAGCTCAAGGTGTAAAAAAAGGAACCGAAAAGGATTCACTTGAGCGTATGCAAGAGAAAGGGTCGAGCCCTACAAACCACAACATGTTAGTGGGAGTCGTGCGCGGAGGATACAAAAGTAACTTGGACGCACCCAAG contains:
- a CDS encoding uncharacterized protein (MEROPS:MER0000431); translated protein: MYPPIQPYEVSTLKVSDIHTLYYELSGNKDGNPGGPGGGCDDQDRSFFNPHKYKIILLDQRGSGKSTPSSCLEENTTWDLVKDIEKLREHLKIEKWHVFGGSWGSTLSLAYAQSHPGRVKTLVLRGIFTLRKSELRFFYQEGASHLFPEAWDEYIAPIPEAERHDLILAYHAQLNSADEATRIKAAKAWTKWEMATSKLFVDPVYLKRAEEDEFSNAFARIENHYFVNGGFTRDGQLLEKQEIDKIRGIPTIVVQGRYDVVCPTTTAYTLKKVWPEISLEIVPDAGHSSREPGIAKLLVEATNKFADL